A single genomic interval of Noviherbaspirillum saxi harbors:
- the adh gene encoding aldehyde dehydrogenase, whose protein sequence is MNLADISKLGIKNPFKQRYDNFIGGKFVAPVKGEYFENVSPVIGKSFCEVARSSAEDVELALDAAHAAKKEWAKTSPAARAIILNKIADRMEANLELLATAETLDNGKPIRETMAADIPLAIDHFRYFAGCVRAQEGSVSPIDADTYAYHFHEPLGVVGQIIPWNFPILMAVWKLAPALAAGNCVVMKPAEQTPASIMVLIELIADLLPPGVINIVNGFGLEAGKPLASSKRIAKIAFTGETGTGRLIMQYASQNLIPVTLELGGKSPNIFFADVMDQDDDFFDKCLEGFAMFALNQGEVCTCPSRVLIQESIYERFIERAIKRVAAIKQGSPLDASTMIGAQASQEQMEKILSYIDIGRQEGAQVLLGGERKTQDGDLAGGYYVQPTIFRGHNKMRIFQEEIFGPVVSVTTFKDEADALAIANDTLYGLGAGVWTRDGTRAFRMGRGIEAGRVWTNCYHLYPAHAAFGGYKQSGIGRENHKMMLEHYQQTKNLLVSYSPKALGFF, encoded by the coding sequence ATGAATCTGGCAGACATCAGCAAACTTGGCATCAAGAACCCGTTCAAGCAGCGCTACGACAACTTCATCGGCGGGAAATTCGTGGCGCCGGTCAAGGGCGAATATTTCGAGAACGTCAGCCCGGTCATCGGTAAGAGCTTTTGCGAAGTGGCCCGCTCGTCGGCAGAAGACGTCGAACTGGCGCTGGATGCCGCGCATGCAGCGAAAAAGGAGTGGGCCAAGACATCGCCGGCCGCACGCGCGATCATCCTGAACAAGATCGCCGATCGCATGGAAGCCAATCTCGAATTGCTGGCGACTGCAGAAACCCTCGACAACGGCAAGCCAATCCGCGAAACCATGGCTGCCGACATTCCGCTGGCGATCGATCATTTCCGCTACTTTGCCGGCTGCGTGCGCGCGCAGGAAGGCAGCGTCTCGCCTATCGATGCGGACACCTACGCTTATCATTTCCATGAGCCGCTCGGCGTCGTCGGCCAGATCATTCCCTGGAATTTCCCGATCCTGATGGCAGTGTGGAAGCTGGCGCCCGCGCTGGCCGCCGGCAACTGCGTGGTGATGAAACCGGCCGAACAGACACCGGCTTCGATCATGGTATTGATTGAGCTGATCGCGGACCTGCTGCCGCCGGGCGTGATCAACATCGTCAACGGCTTCGGCCTGGAAGCGGGCAAGCCACTCGCATCGAGCAAGCGCATCGCCAAAATTGCATTCACCGGCGAAACCGGCACCGGCCGCCTGATCATGCAATACGCGTCGCAAAACCTGATTCCCGTCACGCTGGAACTCGGCGGCAAGTCGCCCAACATCTTCTTCGCCGATGTGATGGATCAGGACGACGACTTCTTTGACAAGTGCCTGGAAGGCTTTGCAATGTTCGCGCTGAACCAGGGCGAAGTCTGCACCTGCCCATCGCGCGTGCTGATCCAGGAATCGATCTACGAGCGCTTCATCGAGCGCGCGATCAAGCGTGTTGCAGCGATCAAGCAGGGCAGTCCGCTCGACGCTTCCACGATGATAGGCGCGCAGGCATCGCAGGAGCAGATGGAAAAGATCCTGTCCTACATCGACATCGGCAGGCAGGAAGGTGCACAGGTTTTGCTCGGCGGCGAGCGCAAGACGCAGGATGGCGACCTGGCCGGCGGTTATTACGTGCAGCCAACCATCTTCCGCGGACACAACAAGATGCGCATCTTCCAGGAAGAGATTTTTGGACCGGTGGTGTCGGTGACCACCTTCAAGGATGAAGCCGATGCGCTGGCAATCGCCAACGATACGCTATACGGCCTGGGTGCCGGTGTCTGGACCCGTGACGGCACGCGTGCGTTCCGCATGGGCCGCGGCATCGAAGCGGGCCGCGTCTGGACCAACTGCTATCACCTGTATCCGGCCCATGCGGCATTCGGCGGTTACAAGCAGTCCGGCATCGGCCGCGAGAACCACAAGATGATGCTGGAGCACTATCAGCAGACCAAGAACCTGCTGGTCAGCTATAGCCCGAAAGCGCTGGGTTTCTTCTGA
- the pedF gene encoding cytochrome c-550 PedF: MKFSLSLTRSALGALLCTVALHAPGAFAHGDVTPQAVDTKALTQLGDQWREENPYRSSKEAIRIGGSAYNQNCARCHGIEAISGGIAPDLRKLDRDCVNQKVENKKQACLKEVDQYYVTSVRRGKVRNGAVYMPPFEGTLSQEAMWAMKAYLDTRRETK, from the coding sequence ATGAAGTTTTCCCTATCCCTGACCCGCTCGGCGCTCGGTGCGCTGCTCTGTACCGTCGCACTGCATGCGCCGGGCGCTTTCGCCCATGGTGATGTCACGCCGCAAGCGGTCGACACCAAGGCACTGACGCAGCTTGGCGATCAATGGCGCGAAGAGAATCCATACCGCAGCAGCAAGGAAGCGATCCGCATCGGCGGTTCGGCCTATAACCAGAACTGCGCCCGCTGCCATGGCATCGAAGCGATTTCCGGCGGTATTGCGCCTGACCTGCGCAAGCTCGATCGCGACTGCGTGAACCAGAAAGTCGAAAACAAAAAGCAGGCCTGCCTCAAGGAGGTGGATCAGTACTACGTGACATCGGTGCGGCGCGGAAAAGTGCGCAATGGCGCGGTGTATATGCCGCCGTTTGAAGGCACGCTCAGCCAGGAAGCCATGTGGGCGATGAAGGCATATCTCGATACGCGTCGCGAGACGAAGTAA
- a CDS encoding PAAR domain-containing protein, whose amino-acid sequence MSWLLTGLLAGAAIGVGTAAIIGTGGLAAAAIVGGLAATGGGLGDMLSTMSWAPKETCGVIKGTCSGNVFVNGLRAARAHADVVDCSKHASPYLPIASGSATVYINGQPAARINDKVGCSAVITGGSGNVFIGGNTVQTDVLHPEKLVPDAVHAALFVVGLGSAIVIGGPIIATAGFAGGAAGQLGGEWIGGKAFGVGSDGQKWAMFGGAMLGGAMSAKGGAVRVGKWSPPSPSTMSELATGGMHQLELAARKTSNPPALETSNRMAELHKKWGHLNPNERRALLKAKSESTWSNWLEKRDSEAATVNPNTHFLEKHGPNTTLLDQEIRATTRVAPDGSLDRAFRDSTRFMSARDMGAAMQRADSIFHLNGSVNRAYSFQMEGLIGEGFTKAPANKWMFTTNVNAVYRNGHPYTMFPLLRPIS is encoded by the coding sequence ATGAGCTGGTTGTTAACTGGTCTGCTCGCCGGCGCCGCGATAGGGGTGGGAACGGCTGCGATCATCGGTACCGGCGGCCTGGCTGCTGCCGCAATCGTAGGTGGTTTGGCTGCCACAGGCGGCGGGCTCGGTGACATGCTCAGTACGATGAGCTGGGCGCCGAAGGAAACATGTGGTGTCATTAAAGGCACGTGCTCGGGCAATGTCTTTGTTAACGGACTGCGTGCAGCGCGGGCGCACGCAGATGTGGTCGACTGTTCCAAACATGCGTCGCCATATCTGCCTATAGCTAGCGGAAGCGCCACGGTTTATATCAATGGGCAGCCTGCTGCGCGGATCAATGACAAGGTAGGTTGCTCCGCCGTTATCACAGGCGGCTCGGGGAATGTCTTCATTGGTGGCAACACTGTCCAGACCGATGTTCTGCATCCTGAAAAGCTGGTCCCGGATGCAGTGCATGCCGCACTATTTGTCGTCGGATTGGGCAGTGCCATTGTCATTGGCGGTCCGATCATCGCGACTGCGGGGTTTGCTGGCGGCGCGGCCGGCCAGCTGGGTGGCGAATGGATAGGCGGGAAAGCATTTGGAGTCGGATCAGATGGTCAAAAGTGGGCCATGTTTGGCGGAGCGATGCTGGGCGGCGCAATGAGCGCCAAAGGCGGTGCCGTCCGCGTCGGGAAGTGGAGTCCGCCATCACCGTCGACAATGAGCGAACTGGCTACTGGCGGAATGCATCAGTTAGAGCTAGCCGCCCGCAAGACTTCCAACCCGCCAGCATTGGAGACGTCCAATCGCATGGCAGAATTGCATAAAAAATGGGGCCACCTCAACCCTAATGAACGCCGCGCACTTCTGAAGGCTAAAAGTGAAAGTACCTGGTCCAACTGGCTGGAAAAACGTGATTCGGAGGCAGCTACCGTCAATCCAAATACGCATTTTTTAGAAAAGCACGGCCCTAATACGACATTATTGGATCAAGAAATCCGGGCAACGACACGCGTGGCACCTGATGGGTCCTTAGACAGAGCGTTCAGAGATTCGACAAGATTTATGTCCGCGAGAGACATGGGGGCCGCAATGCAAAGAGCCGACTCGATATTCCACTTGAACGGTAGTGTAAACAGAGCATACTCCTTTCAAATGGAGGGTTTGATCGGTGAAGGATTTACCAAGGCGCCAGCCAATAAATGGATGTTCACAACAAATGTAAATGCTGTATATCGCAATGGCCACCCGTACACTATGTTTCCCCTTCTAAGACCAATCTCATGA
- a CDS encoding porin: MNKKLLLGAAALACGQMAQAVDLQAGEWTVSVGGIANAYYTAVDCSGTQVPGLGLANRALGCGGDDRRTTIGNGLLPNALITSVKSRQGEYDVAGTIGIMAHTATDSAIAANSGVDVRQAFLSFGNSGMGTIKLGRDYGIFGSNAILSDMTLLGAGAPVQATQRGRVTLGHIGAGYTYLGNYGQIAYSTPKMGGMTIDAAVVSPVGNGGGFNAKSQPQVQAQLSYGVDAWKTWVGAKTQKFYSSTTASDFQMTGFEVGASYNKGALGLLANVQTGKSLGILSDADQGDIRSTNYLLQATYKTSDKLKLGVGYGMSRNREDTTGLRSNSNLTLGSYYALTKSVTLVGELGQTRSKAVTGGEARMNGVSLGGILFF, from the coding sequence ATGAACAAGAAGTTGTTGTTGGGCGCGGCTGCGCTCGCGTGCGGGCAGATGGCACAGGCAGTGGACCTGCAAGCGGGAGAATGGACTGTGTCTGTCGGTGGTATCGCCAATGCCTATTACACCGCAGTCGATTGCTCGGGTACCCAGGTGCCGGGCCTCGGCCTGGCAAATCGCGCACTCGGTTGCGGCGGTGATGACCGCAGGACCACCATCGGCAATGGCTTGCTGCCCAACGCGCTCATCACCAGTGTGAAGTCGCGCCAGGGCGAGTACGATGTCGCAGGCACGATCGGCATCATGGCCCACACGGCGACCGACAGCGCAATCGCGGCCAATAGCGGCGTCGATGTGCGCCAGGCCTTCCTGTCGTTCGGAAATTCGGGCATGGGCACAATCAAGCTTGGACGCGACTATGGCATCTTCGGCTCCAACGCAATCCTGAGCGACATGACCCTGCTCGGCGCGGGCGCACCGGTGCAGGCAACGCAGCGCGGCCGCGTTACGCTCGGCCACATCGGCGCGGGCTACACCTATCTCGGCAACTATGGACAAATCGCCTATAGCACACCGAAGATGGGCGGCATGACAATCGACGCCGCGGTGGTCAGTCCGGTTGGCAATGGCGGCGGTTTCAATGCAAAGTCCCAACCACAAGTGCAGGCACAACTGAGTTATGGTGTCGATGCATGGAAGACCTGGGTCGGCGCAAAGACGCAAAAGTTTTATTCGTCCACTACCGCTTCCGATTTCCAGATGACAGGTTTTGAAGTCGGTGCGTCGTACAACAAGGGCGCGCTCGGTCTCCTGGCAAACGTACAGACAGGCAAGAGTCTGGGCATACTTTCCGACGCGGATCAGGGTGACATCCGTTCGACCAACTATCTGCTGCAGGCAACCTACAAGACCAGCGACAAGCTCAAGCTCGGTGTCGGCTACGGCATGAGCCGCAATCGCGAAGACACGACAGGTCTGCGGTCCAACAGCAATCTGACGCTGGGTTCCTACTATGCGCTGACCAAGAGCGTGACACTGGTCGGTGAACTCGGCCAGACGCGCTCCAAGGCGGTCACCGGCGGCGAAGCACGCATGAATGGCGTTTCGCTTGGCGGAATCCTTTTCTTCTAA
- the acs gene encoding acetate--CoA ligase has protein sequence MSDIQAPKQENRVFNAPEKFVKRANISGMDAYKAMCAAAERDYELFWAQLAHENILWRQRFTKILDETDAPFYRWFEDGQLNVSYNCLDRHLRQGNGDKKAIIFEADDGVVTEVTYQELHERVCRLANGLRQLGVKKGDRVVIYMPMSVEGVTAMQACARIGATHSVVFGGFSAKALQERIIDTGAVAVITADEQVRGGKRLPLKKIVDEALEAGGCESVRNVIVYRRTGGNIDVTAGRDLWLHDVISNQDSTCEPEWVDAEHPLFILYTSGSTGKPKGVQHASGGYLLWAALTMKWTFDIKPTDIFWCTADIGWVTGHTYIAYGPLAVGATQIVFEGVPTYPNAGRFWDMIAKHKATIFYTAPTAIRSLIKAADADAEVHPKKYDLSSLRLLGSVGEPINPEAWMWYYRNVGNEHCPIVDTFWQTETGGHMITPLPGATPMVPGSCTMPLPGIMAAVVDETGNDLPNGQGGILVVKRPWPSMIRTIWGDPERFKKSYFPEELGGKIYLAGDGAVRNDKTGYFTITGRIDDVLNVSGHRMGTMEIESALVANPLVAEAAVVGKPDETTGESICAFVVLKRARPSGEEARQIAKELRDWVAREIGPIAKPKEIRFGDNLPKTRSGKIMRRLLRVLAKGEQITQDISTLENPAILEQMRQVQ, from the coding sequence ATGTCTGACATTCAAGCTCCGAAGCAAGAGAACCGCGTATTCAACGCCCCCGAAAAATTTGTCAAGCGCGCCAACATATCCGGCATGGATGCGTACAAGGCCATGTGCGCTGCCGCTGAGCGTGATTACGAATTGTTCTGGGCCCAGCTCGCCCATGAAAACATACTCTGGCGCCAGCGCTTTACCAAGATTCTGGACGAGACGGATGCGCCGTTCTATCGCTGGTTTGAAGATGGTCAGCTGAATGTTTCGTATAACTGTCTTGATCGTCATTTGAGACAAGGGAATGGTGACAAGAAGGCGATCATTTTCGAAGCGGATGATGGCGTGGTCACTGAAGTGACTTATCAGGAATTGCATGAACGCGTGTGCCGGCTGGCGAACGGCCTGCGGCAGCTTGGCGTCAAGAAGGGCGATCGCGTCGTGATCTACATGCCGATGTCAGTCGAAGGCGTAACAGCCATGCAGGCCTGCGCCCGTATTGGAGCGACGCATTCGGTGGTGTTCGGCGGCTTTTCCGCCAAGGCGCTGCAGGAACGCATCATCGATACTGGCGCCGTTGCGGTTATCACTGCCGATGAACAGGTACGCGGCGGCAAACGATTACCACTCAAGAAGATCGTCGATGAAGCGCTGGAAGCAGGCGGCTGCGAAAGCGTGCGCAATGTGATCGTCTACCGCAGAACCGGCGGTAACATCGACGTGACGGCCGGCCGCGATCTGTGGCTGCACGACGTTATCTCCAACCAGGACAGCACTTGCGAACCGGAGTGGGTCGATGCAGAACATCCGTTGTTCATCCTGTATACCTCCGGCTCGACCGGCAAGCCCAAGGGTGTCCAGCATGCCTCCGGCGGCTATCTGCTGTGGGCGGCACTGACCATGAAGTGGACCTTCGACATCAAGCCCACCGACATTTTCTGGTGCACCGCCGACATCGGCTGGGTCACCGGCCACACCTATATCGCCTATGGACCGCTGGCCGTAGGCGCAACCCAGATCGTGTTCGAAGGCGTGCCGACCTACCCCAACGCCGGCCGCTTCTGGGACATGATTGCCAAACACAAGGCCACCATTTTCTATACCGCGCCCACCGCGATCCGTTCGCTGATCAAGGCCGCCGACGCCGATGCCGAGGTGCATCCAAAGAAATATGATCTATCCTCGCTACGTCTGCTCGGTTCGGTCGGCGAGCCGATCAATCCGGAAGCCTGGATGTGGTACTACCGCAATGTGGGCAATGAACACTGCCCGATCGTCGATACCTTCTGGCAAACCGAGACTGGCGGCCACATGATCACGCCGCTGCCGGGCGCCACACCGATGGTGCCGGGTTCGTGCACGATGCCGCTGCCAGGCATCATGGCCGCGGTGGTCGATGAAACCGGCAACGACTTGCCGAATGGACAGGGCGGCATCCTGGTGGTCAAGCGGCCCTGGCCATCGATGATCCGCACCATCTGGGGCGATCCGGAACGGTTCAAGAAGAGTTATTTTCCGGAAGAGCTGGGCGGCAAGATTTACCTGGCTGGCGACGGGGCGGTGCGCAATGACAAGACCGGTTACTTCACGATCACCGGTCGCATCGACGATGTCTTGAATGTATCGGGTCACCGCATGGGTACGATGGAAATCGAATCGGCGCTGGTGGCCAATCCGCTGGTGGCGGAAGCGGCAGTGGTGGGCAAGCCGGACGAGACCACGGGCGAATCGATTTGCGCCTTCGTGGTGCTGAAGCGGGCGCGGCCGAGCGGCGAGGAAGCCAGGCAGATTGCCAAGGAGTTGCGCGACTGGGTGGCCAGGGAAATTGGTCCGATCGCCAAGCCCAAGGAAATCCGTTTCGGCGACAATCTGCCCAAGACCCGTTCCGGCAAGATCATGCGCCGCTTGCTGCGCGTACTGGCCAAGGGCGAGCAAATTACGCAAGATATCTCCACACTGGAAAACCCGGCGATCCTGGAGCAGATGCGGCAGGTTCAATAG
- a CDS encoding FAD:protein FMN transferase, with product MSTGVGALALGAGALSMWEAAAFVHATRTDSLQTGKRLFNGADLAFGTTVSVQLLHHNEAVARKAIREALDTAQAIDRLLSVYREGSQVFELNRTGRLRDPDLHLLKVLDAACRLSRQTAGAFDITVQPLWLAAANGKDPRDARRLVGWRKLHISPELVQLKQPGMAITLNGIAQGYASDLALAAVRAHGINDVLVDIGEFSASGQRAPQRLWQVGIQDPRDPQSLVGTVSLQARSLASSGDYETAFSEDFSSHHIVDPNTGHSPLELASVAVAAPTAMLADGLSTAFMVMGTQPGLQLANQLPEIDALFIDKSGRQAQTAGFPWIA from the coding sequence ATGTCCACAGGTGTGGGAGCATTGGCACTGGGCGCCGGCGCGTTATCGATGTGGGAAGCGGCGGCATTTGTCCATGCAACGCGAACCGATTCCCTACAGACCGGCAAGCGCTTGTTCAATGGCGCGGACCTGGCATTTGGTACGACGGTATCGGTGCAACTGTTGCATCACAATGAAGCGGTCGCGCGCAAGGCAATCAGGGAGGCGCTCGATACGGCGCAGGCTATCGACCGCTTGCTGAGCGTTTATCGCGAAGGAAGTCAGGTGTTCGAACTGAACCGCACAGGGCGCCTGCGCGATCCCGATCTGCATCTGTTGAAGGTGCTCGACGCGGCATGCCGTTTGTCGCGGCAAACTGCGGGCGCATTCGACATTACGGTGCAACCATTGTGGCTGGCTGCGGCGAACGGGAAGGATCCACGCGATGCGCGCCGCCTGGTCGGATGGCGCAAGCTGCACATCAGCCCGGAACTTGTGCAGTTGAAGCAGCCCGGCATGGCGATCACTTTGAACGGGATCGCACAAGGCTATGCAAGCGATCTGGCACTGGCAGCAGTGCGCGCGCATGGGATCAACGATGTTCTGGTCGACATCGGCGAGTTTTCGGCGAGTGGACAGCGCGCCCCGCAACGTCTCTGGCAGGTCGGCATCCAGGATCCGCGAGATCCGCAGTCGCTGGTCGGCACCGTGTCGCTGCAAGCGCGCAGCCTTGCAAGCTCGGGCGATTACGAGACCGCATTCAGTGAGGATTTTTCATCGCATCATATTGTCGATCCCAACACGGGCCATTCACCGCTAGAACTGGCGAGCGTCGCCGTTGCGGCACCCACTGCCATGCTTGCCGATGGCTTGTCGACCGCGTTCATGGTGATGGGAACGCAACCGGGACTTCAGCTGGCAAACCAATTGCCGGAGATTGATGCGCTCTTCATCGACAAGTCGGGAAGACAAGCGCAAACCGCCGGTTTTCCATGGATTGCATGA
- a CDS encoding substrate-binding periplasmic protein, protein MMKTISLPRLGSLFAVLCAVSAAMPSAHADLDKVKQSGVLKVAVYKDMLPFSANNGNGIDVELANALAVKLGVRTSFLPFDAGENLNDDLRNMVWKGHYLGYGPADVMMHVPVDTGLMAANKNVSIFAPYYREQVRLVRDVRKIPNCDSVDCLVGKKVGVEKVSIAAVVLLGEQDGKVRDSVKIYDTAAAALAAMKAGEIDAVLANRSEIESAVRGNADYPLSDLSFARLPRQGWIVGLAVKQSNTELARALQAAANDLSTSGELAKIFAKYGVTPTRP, encoded by the coding sequence ATGATGAAAACCATTTCACTACCCAGGCTGGGCTCGCTGTTTGCCGTTCTCTGCGCCGTGTCGGCTGCCATGCCGAGCGCACATGCCGATCTCGACAAAGTCAAGCAATCCGGTGTCCTCAAGGTCGCCGTGTACAAAGACATGCTGCCCTTCTCGGCCAACAACGGCAATGGCATCGATGTCGAACTGGCGAATGCGCTGGCCGTCAAGCTCGGCGTACGCACCAGCTTTCTTCCCTTCGATGCGGGGGAGAACCTGAATGACGATTTGCGCAACATGGTGTGGAAAGGACATTACCTCGGCTATGGGCCGGCCGACGTGATGATGCATGTGCCGGTCGATACCGGATTGATGGCGGCGAACAAGAACGTGTCGATTTTCGCGCCCTACTACCGCGAGCAGGTGCGCCTGGTCCGCGACGTGCGCAAAATTCCGAACTGCGACTCTGTCGATTGCCTGGTGGGTAAAAAAGTCGGCGTCGAAAAAGTCTCGATTGCTGCCGTCGTCTTGCTCGGCGAACAGGATGGCAAGGTGCGCGACTCGGTCAAGATCTATGACACCGCTGCGGCCGCCCTGGCAGCGATGAAAGCGGGAGAAATCGATGCGGTTCTGGCCAACCGGTCCGAGATCGAATCGGCGGTGCGCGGCAATGCCGATTATCCGCTGAGCGACCTGAGCTTTGCGCGCTTGCCGCGACAGGGATGGATCGTCGGTCTTGCGGTCAAACAAAGCAATACCGAACTGGCGCGCGCGTTGCAGGCTGCCGCCAACGATCTGTCGACCTCCGGTGAACTGGCGAAGATCTTTGCCAAATACGGAGTGACGCCCACCAGGCCGTGA
- a CDS encoding 4Fe-4S binding protein, with protein MIRLLLVALCFCIVALAPARAGVMTHAQLEQKFPAPLMIGQKDTTVPVWPVFKQNATANELVGYLFESIDFASVPGFSGTPVNLLVALDARGVFMDVQVISHHEPVFLEGLGEGPLHKFVNQYRGISLKQNVAIDTAPRDRADKSGGNVHIDGVAKATASVRIINQSLLSAALKVARKKLGYAGTRDPDQIARIREELAESLDIRALTANGLFKRVVFSNGDVENGFAGTAGAGLDAEALARPDDAFIELQVGLVSVPSIGRSLLDDASWQRLKGRLEEGDHAVLVWWNGRYGPVSGSFVAGTVPDRLILSQEGLPIEMRDLNLDLKLRDADALPPASMKVFRIISQAGLDPAQALDLSLRVTRLKGMIYPERIGQDFAMRYRLPERFYIVPAGDNKSWLPVWKQRWWELAIVLAGLIVLFLALARQKSLAQDGRRFGWFRTAYLGFTLFFLGWFAQGQLSIVNITGVIQAIKDGRGLDFMLYDPVSIVLWCGVLVSLLIWGRGTFCGWLCPFGALQEFAARLGKWLKLPQIRVRAALDARLKLLKYLVLAVILGSVFVAPSLTDKLAEVEPFKTVITLNFVRSWPFVLYAAGLLLASAVCYKFFCRYLCPFGAGLAVLGRFRLLAWLPRRAQCGQPCQTCRYRCDYEAIRPDGTIRYDECFQCMDCVVIYQSDEKCAPLILEKKRRVPISIRAA; from the coding sequence GTGATCAGGCTGCTGCTTGTAGCGCTATGCTTTTGCATCGTCGCATTGGCACCGGCCCGCGCTGGCGTGATGACGCACGCGCAGCTGGAACAGAAATTCCCGGCACCGTTGATGATCGGTCAGAAGGATACGACGGTGCCGGTATGGCCGGTGTTCAAGCAGAACGCCACCGCGAACGAATTGGTCGGTTACCTGTTCGAGTCTATCGATTTCGCTTCGGTCCCCGGCTTTTCGGGCACACCGGTCAACTTGCTGGTGGCGCTTGATGCCAGGGGCGTGTTTATGGACGTGCAAGTCATCTCGCATCATGAACCGGTCTTTCTCGAAGGCTTGGGCGAGGGGCCGCTGCACAAGTTCGTCAACCAATACCGCGGCATTTCGCTCAAGCAGAATGTCGCGATCGATACCGCGCCCAGGGATCGCGCCGACAAGTCGGGCGGCAATGTGCATATCGATGGCGTGGCGAAGGCCACCGCGTCGGTCAGGATCATCAATCAAAGCCTGTTGTCGGCTGCGCTCAAAGTCGCACGCAAAAAACTCGGTTACGCCGGCACCCGCGATCCCGACCAGATCGCACGCATCCGCGAAGAACTGGCCGAGTCGCTCGATATCCGTGCACTGACGGCGAACGGCTTGTTCAAACGCGTGGTATTCAGCAATGGCGACGTGGAGAACGGGTTTGCCGGTACAGCGGGCGCCGGGCTCGATGCGGAAGCGCTGGCCAGGCCGGACGATGCATTCATCGAGCTGCAGGTGGGATTGGTGTCGGTACCGTCGATCGGCCGCAGCCTGCTTGACGACGCCAGCTGGCAAAGATTGAAAGGACGGCTCGAAGAGGGCGACCATGCGGTGCTGGTATGGTGGAACGGACGTTACGGGCCCGTGTCGGGCAGTTTCGTCGCCGGCACCGTGCCGGATCGCCTGATCCTGTCGCAGGAAGGGTTGCCGATCGAAATGCGCGACCTCAACCTGGACCTGAAGCTGCGCGATGCCGATGCCTTGCCACCGGCATCGATGAAGGTGTTCAGGATCATTAGCCAGGCCGGGCTCGATCCGGCGCAGGCGCTCGACCTTTCGCTGCGGGTGACAAGGCTGAAAGGCATGATCTATCCGGAAAGAATCGGGCAGGACTTTGCCATGCGCTATCGTCTTCCTGAGCGTTTTTACATAGTGCCTGCCGGCGACAACAAATCATGGCTGCCGGTCTGGAAGCAGCGCTGGTGGGAGTTGGCGATCGTACTCGCAGGCCTTATCGTTTTATTCCTTGCACTGGCGCGACAGAAAAGCCTGGCCCAGGATGGCCGCCGCTTCGGCTGGTTTCGTACCGCCTACCTCGGCTTTACCTTGTTCTTTCTCGGCTGGTTCGCGCAGGGACAGCTTTCCATCGTCAATATCACCGGAGTCATCCAGGCGATCAAGGATGGGCGTGGCCTGGACTTCATGCTGTACGACCCGGTATCCATCGTGCTCTGGTGCGGCGTGCTGGTGTCGCTGCTGATCTGGGGACGCGGAACCTTTTGCGGATGGCTATGCCCGTTCGGCGCCTTGCAGGAATTTGCGGCCCGGTTGGGGAAATGGCTGAAGCTGCCGCAGATCCGTGTCCGGGCCGCACTGGATGCCAGGCTCAAGCTGCTCAAGTATCTGGTGCTTGCGGTGATACTGGGCAGCGTATTCGTGGCGCCGTCGCTGACCGACAAGCTGGCCGAGGTCGAGCCTTTCAAGACCGTGATCACGCTCAACTTCGTCAGGTCCTGGCCCTTCGTGCTGTATGCGGCCGGGCTGCTGCTTGCCAGCGCCGTCTGCTACAAGTTCTTTTGCCGTTATCTGTGCCCGTTCGGCGCAGGGCTGGCAGTGCTGGGCAGATTCCGTCTGCTGGCATGGCTGCCGCGTCGGGCGCAGTGCGGCCAGCCTTGCCAGACCTGCCGCTATCGCTGCGACTACGAAGCGATCCGTCCCGACGGCACAATCCGGTATGACGAATGTTTCCAGTGCATGGATTGCGTGGTGATTTATCAAAGCGATGAAAAGTGCGCGCCGCTCATCCTAGAAAAGAAACGGCGTGTGCCGATTTCAATCCGCGCAGCGTGA